One Roseimicrobium gellanilyticum DNA window includes the following coding sequences:
- a CDS encoding PP2C family protein-serine/threonine phosphatase, with product MNDIAAPTPPPSPVPADTAGPFHVERDFAGRQYVGYREKQEDYYAFADASDKKEKPVTKLLVALGDGLGAHIGGNVASYQLVSEFVKAYKRSTLSVPWRMRVSLESANESLRVISNRLNCDKAPMGSTFVGIVVTQSHLHWVSVGDSLLYLFRKDKLIRLNADHSLAPLLDERVKKGEMTEEEAAHHPDRHVLQSACMGLPLTLVDARMEPYPIESGDIIVVASDGLLTLDMDQIEEMLTFGKTSPAGKLVDALVFAVRCAEHPKQDNTTVALVKVP from the coding sequence GTGAACGACATCGCGGCACCCACACCACCACCATCGCCCGTCCCCGCAGATACTGCCGGCCCTTTCCACGTTGAACGCGATTTCGCGGGTCGACAGTATGTGGGCTATCGTGAAAAGCAGGAGGACTACTACGCCTTTGCCGACGCCTCGGACAAGAAGGAGAAACCTGTCACCAAGCTGCTCGTCGCCCTCGGTGACGGCCTTGGAGCGCACATCGGCGGAAACGTTGCCAGCTACCAGCTGGTGAGCGAATTCGTAAAGGCCTACAAGCGCAGCACGCTCAGCGTGCCGTGGCGCATGCGTGTCTCCCTGGAGTCCGCGAATGAAAGCCTGCGAGTGATTTCCAACCGTCTGAACTGCGACAAGGCGCCGATGGGCAGCACGTTCGTGGGCATCGTGGTGACGCAGTCGCACCTGCACTGGGTCAGCGTGGGTGACTCGCTGCTTTATCTCTTCCGCAAGGACAAGCTCATCCGTCTCAATGCGGACCACTCGCTCGCCCCGTTGCTCGATGAGCGCGTGAAGAAAGGCGAGATGACCGAGGAAGAGGCGGCGCACCATCCGGATCGCCACGTCTTGCAATCTGCCTGCATGGGCCTTCCTCTCACGCTGGTGGATGCGCGCATGGAGCCCTATCCCATCGAGAGCGGTGATATCATCGTCGTCGCCAGCGATGGCCTGCTCACACTCGACATGGATCAAATCGAGGAGATGCTCACCTTTGGAAAGACCTCGCCTGCCGGCAAGCTCGTGGACGCCCTCGTCTTCGCCGTACGTTGCGCGGAACATCCCAAGCAGGACAACACGACTGTGGCGCTGGTGAAGGTTCCGTGA
- a CDS encoding aldose epimerase family protein, translated as MVATLGLSSCQSVGQAGTSVNSQTWGTTKSGEKVTLYTLRNSRGMEARIMDYGGVIVSLNAPDRDGKFADVVLGFDNLQDYEARSPHFGCITGRYANRIGKGKFTLDGKEYTLAVNNGPNHLHGGKVGFDKKVWKSREISRANGAGVEMTYTSRDMEEGYPGKLDCKVTYVLTNENALEIEYAASTDAPTVVNLTNHSYFNLAGEGSGTITNHVVSINADSFTPTDSGLIPTGQIASVEGTPLDFRSPQRIGARIGSSNTAIRYGQGYDHNYVLNGGSGLKTAARAKDPASGRVLEVLTTEPGVQFYTGNHQKKLTGCKNGHTYDFRTGFCFETQHFPDSPNRPEFPSTVLRPGDTYQHTCIYKFSAE; from the coding sequence GTGGTTGCCACGCTCGGCTTGAGTTCCTGCCAGTCGGTAGGTCAGGCAGGCACGAGCGTGAACAGTCAAACTTGGGGAACAACGAAAAGCGGTGAAAAAGTCACCCTCTATACTCTGCGCAACAGCAGGGGCATGGAGGCGCGCATCATGGACTATGGCGGCGTCATCGTGAGCCTGAACGCGCCGGATCGTGATGGCAAATTCGCCGATGTCGTCCTCGGCTTCGACAATCTCCAAGACTACGAGGCGCGCAGCCCGCACTTCGGCTGCATCACCGGTCGTTATGCCAATCGCATAGGTAAAGGTAAATTCACCCTTGATGGGAAGGAATACACCCTGGCCGTAAATAACGGCCCCAATCACTTGCACGGGGGCAAGGTGGGTTTTGACAAGAAGGTGTGGAAGTCCCGCGAGATCTCCCGGGCCAATGGCGCGGGCGTGGAGATGACCTATACCAGCCGGGATATGGAAGAGGGTTATCCCGGCAAGCTCGACTGCAAGGTCACCTATGTCCTGACCAACGAGAATGCTCTGGAGATTGAATACGCTGCCTCCACTGACGCTCCCACCGTGGTGAATCTCACGAATCACAGCTACTTCAATCTCGCAGGCGAGGGGAGTGGTACCATCACCAATCATGTGGTGAGCATCAACGCGGACTCCTTCACTCCGACCGACTCAGGACTCATCCCCACCGGACAGATTGCTTCCGTGGAAGGCACGCCGCTTGATTTCCGGTCACCCCAGCGCATTGGCGCGCGCATTGGTTCGTCGAATACCGCCATTCGCTATGGGCAGGGATATGACCATAACTATGTGTTGAATGGCGGTTCGGGGCTGAAAACTGCCGCAAGAGCAAAAGATCCTGCATCTGGACGCGTGTTGGAGGTGCTTACGACCGAACCTGGTGTACAGTTTTACACCGGAAATCATCAAAAGAAGCTCACGGGGTGCAAAAATGGCCACACCTACGACTTCCGCACTGGTTTCTGCTTCGAAACCCAGCACTTCCCAGACAGCCCCAATCGTCCCGAATTCCCCTCCACCGTTCTGCGGCCGGGCGATACCTACCAGCACACCTGCATCTACAAGTTTAGCGCGGAGTAA
- a CDS encoding leucine-rich repeat domain-containing protein produces the protein MKHCLLIASATALITTASLPLSLAAQAAPAAPAPAPAPEKKADAPKPAENKPTATPAPTPATPKPEEKKADPAKPAEKKPEPPKPAPAPATAEKKPDAPKPAPTPAPAEKKPEPPKPQPIFKDKNLEAAVRKQVFAKRENNEPIVAADVESVSFVQGKGMKISDLSGLEHCKALAQLELPNNEIKDLSAIKNLERLQFVDLQNNQISDITPIGTLKALQFLELTNNKVVDVTPLGNIPALTSVYLTNNQVKDASALFKLPKLSSLYLEGNQLTSINGIGTCKWLGMLNLKNNQVVDLAPLEPLMELRWLFIDGNKVTDLAPLHRMLKKDMDGPREFAPYLNLYLGGNPLSDPSKALMEEFKKMGLRVHDTVAK, from the coding sequence ATGAAGCATTGCTTACTTATTGCCAGCGCCACCGCCCTCATCACGACCGCAAGCCTGCCTCTCTCGCTTGCAGCGCAAGCTGCTCCTGCCGCGCCTGCACCCGCACCAGCGCCCGAGAAAAAGGCAGATGCGCCGAAGCCAGCTGAAAACAAACCCACAGCGACTCCTGCCCCCACGCCCGCCACTCCCAAACCTGAAGAGAAAAAGGCAGACCCGGCCAAGCCCGCCGAGAAAAAGCCGGAACCGCCCAAACCTGCTCCCGCACCTGCCACTGCGGAAAAGAAACCGGACGCTCCCAAGCCAGCCCCCACGCCCGCTCCCGCTGAGAAGAAACCGGAGCCACCCAAGCCGCAGCCCATCTTCAAGGACAAGAACCTTGAGGCTGCCGTGCGGAAGCAGGTCTTCGCCAAACGCGAGAACAACGAACCCATCGTGGCCGCCGATGTGGAGAGCGTTTCCTTTGTGCAAGGCAAGGGCATGAAGATCAGCGACCTCAGCGGTCTCGAGCACTGCAAGGCTCTCGCGCAACTCGAACTCCCCAACAACGAGATCAAGGATCTCTCCGCCATCAAGAACCTGGAGCGTCTTCAGTTCGTGGACCTGCAGAACAACCAGATCAGCGACATCACCCCCATCGGCACTCTCAAAGCCCTGCAGTTCCTGGAGCTCACCAACAACAAGGTCGTGGACGTCACGCCACTGGGGAACATTCCGGCGCTGACCTCGGTGTATCTCACCAACAATCAGGTGAAGGATGCCAGCGCGCTCTTCAAGCTGCCCAAGCTTTCATCCCTGTATCTGGAGGGCAATCAGCTCACCAGCATCAACGGCATTGGCACGTGCAAGTGGCTCGGCATGCTGAATCTGAAGAACAATCAGGTCGTGGACCTCGCTCCGCTGGAGCCTCTGATGGAACTGCGCTGGCTCTTCATCGACGGCAACAAAGTCACCGACCTTGCTCCGCTGCACCGCATGCTGAAGAAGGACATGGATGGTCCGCGCGAATTCGCACCGTACCTCAATCTCTACCTCGGCGGCAACCCTCTTTCCGATCCCTCCAAGGCACTGATGGAAGAATTCAAGAAGATGGGCCTGCGGGTGCATGACACGGTGGCGAAGTAG
- a CDS encoding L,D-transpeptidase, whose amino-acid sequence MKSPQLAAKAPFAQLLTVRFLTLAVASALGLTLASCASKPKPPVPQQPQAFRMYEWNAEEAAKATGPASVVIYLDKQKAHFFKGRQQVGWTYVASGTASHPTPSGNFKVMEKTPDKISNLYGKLLDFDGNVVDGDFNITKETLPEGYRFSPARMPLYMRLTSDGVGMHVGPIPKPGRAASHGCIRLPRPMAEKFFANVSVGTPVTIHATSPADGVAVPPAGPAKKKGLFGGS is encoded by the coding sequence ATGAAATCCCCCCAGCTCGCAGCCAAAGCACCCTTCGCCCAACTACTGACAGTCCGGTTTCTGACATTGGCAGTCGCTTCGGCACTTGGCCTGACGCTCGCTTCGTGCGCCTCCAAGCCCAAGCCGCCAGTGCCCCAGCAGCCGCAGGCGTTCAGGATGTATGAGTGGAACGCCGAGGAAGCGGCCAAAGCCACCGGCCCGGCCTCCGTGGTGATCTACCTGGATAAACAGAAGGCGCATTTCTTCAAGGGTCGCCAACAGGTGGGCTGGACGTATGTGGCCTCCGGCACCGCCTCTCATCCTACGCCAAGCGGCAACTTCAAGGTCATGGAGAAGACGCCGGACAAGATCTCCAACCTCTACGGCAAGCTGCTCGACTTCGACGGCAACGTCGTGGACGGCGACTTCAACATCACCAAGGAGACACTGCCGGAAGGCTACCGCTTCTCCCCTGCCCGCATGCCACTCTACATGCGCCTCACCAGTGACGGCGTGGGCATGCACGTGGGTCCGATTCCCAAGCCTGGCCGCGCCGCTTCACACGGGTGCATCCGCCTGCCACGCCCCATGGCCGAGAAATTCTTTGCCAATGTCTCCGTGGGTACTCCGGTGACCATTCACGCCACCAGCCCGGCTGACGGCGTCGCTGTGCCGCCCGCTGGACCAGCGAAGAAGAAGGGCCTCTTCGGCGGATCGTAG
- a CDS encoding GreA/GreB family elongation factor produces MMHPEAEKLVQAGKLSRPDAEKLSKLTVGACVVHKSWGAGRIAEWDLLGDRVVVDFEDKKGHPLKLAFAIGSLDLLPEGHLLARRVSDLDGLKALAKDNPAELVELSLKSHGNTMSLDALEALLSPRVISAAEYKGWWTAAKKALKDRRHIVVPAKRTEMLARRETGGVSNAQAMIDDLAKARDMRAKLNALARIQKDLDLFSDKSTELVPAFDEVSNTVRKAWRLHPKEALQLLLARDELADVAKVPLPESSFKAEELLREARPTLAEASSGLPAALLSRFYRAFPVAFPERAWVQESLNHLTKTGGRAVAEIAAVLDANDELDQLAEFLKRSVRNRQLSTDLLIWMCKERKGKSESVFDIDLGNAIISAIEDDNAAGGPKRVGRLYDAFAEDPGLLGEMVKDADDDELRLFTKRILSSQVFDDLTRRSLMGRLIKARPETQELMESNTSRQESALVVSWESMEKRKVDLEDLVKNKIPQNKKDIQIAREYGDLRENFEYKSARQQQAVLLRLQSKYERELRNARGTDFIGCSTESVGIGTIVDIEDVATGAKQTYTILGAWDGDPDKHILSYLSEMAKALIGKRPGEEAEVPTDSGVNRTVRVAAIRLYAQAVAA; encoded by the coding sequence ATGATGCATCCCGAGGCCGAAAAACTGGTTCAAGCAGGCAAGCTCTCCCGCCCCGACGCGGAAAAACTCAGCAAGCTCACGGTAGGAGCCTGTGTGGTGCACAAGAGTTGGGGTGCCGGGCGCATCGCGGAGTGGGACCTTCTCGGAGATCGCGTCGTCGTGGACTTCGAAGACAAGAAGGGCCACCCACTCAAGCTCGCCTTCGCCATCGGTTCGCTGGATCTGCTTCCGGAAGGTCATCTGCTCGCACGCCGCGTGAGTGATCTCGATGGCCTGAAGGCACTGGCAAAGGACAATCCTGCCGAGCTCGTGGAACTCTCCCTGAAGAGCCACGGCAACACCATGTCCCTCGATGCGCTGGAAGCCTTGCTCTCCCCCCGTGTCATTTCCGCTGCTGAATACAAGGGGTGGTGGACCGCCGCGAAGAAAGCGCTGAAGGACCGTCGCCACATCGTGGTGCCCGCCAAGCGGACAGAGATGCTGGCGCGTCGTGAGACCGGCGGTGTGAGCAATGCACAGGCGATGATCGATGACCTGGCCAAAGCCCGCGACATGAGGGCCAAGCTCAATGCCCTGGCACGCATCCAGAAAGACCTGGACCTTTTCTCTGACAAATCCACGGAGCTGGTGCCTGCCTTTGACGAGGTAAGCAACACCGTGCGCAAGGCATGGAGATTGCATCCGAAGGAGGCCCTGCAACTTCTCCTTGCCCGCGATGAACTGGCGGACGTGGCCAAGGTGCCGCTTCCTGAGAGCTCCTTCAAAGCAGAGGAACTCCTGCGCGAAGCGCGCCCGACACTGGCTGAGGCCAGCTCGGGTCTGCCTGCGGCGTTGCTGAGCCGCTTTTACCGTGCCTTCCCCGTTGCCTTCCCGGAGCGCGCCTGGGTGCAGGAGTCACTCAATCACCTGACCAAGACCGGTGGTCGCGCCGTCGCGGAAATCGCCGCTGTGCTCGATGCGAATGATGAACTGGATCAGCTCGCGGAATTCCTGAAGCGCTCCGTGCGCAACCGCCAGCTCAGCACCGACCTTCTCATCTGGATGTGCAAGGAGCGAAAGGGCAAGTCCGAGAGTGTCTTCGACATTGATCTTGGCAACGCGATCATCAGCGCCATTGAGGATGACAATGCTGCTGGCGGACCGAAGCGTGTGGGACGTCTCTATGATGCCTTCGCGGAAGACCCCGGCCTTCTCGGCGAGATGGTGAAGGACGCCGATGACGACGAACTGAGGCTCTTCACGAAGCGCATTCTCTCATCCCAGGTGTTTGACGATCTCACCCGCCGCTCCCTCATGGGCCGCCTCATCAAGGCTCGCCCGGAAACCCAGGAGCTGATGGAGAGCAATACCAGCCGCCAGGAGTCCGCGCTCGTGGTCTCGTGGGAGAGCATGGAGAAACGCAAGGTGGACCTTGAGGACCTGGTCAAAAACAAGATCCCGCAAAACAAGAAGGACATCCAGATTGCTCGTGAGTACGGCGACCTTCGCGAAAACTTCGAGTACAAGTCTGCCCGTCAGCAGCAGGCAGTTCTTCTGCGTCTGCAGTCCAAGTATGAGCGCGAGCTGCGCAATGCTCGTGGCACGGATTTCATTGGCTGCAGTACGGAGAGCGTTGGCATCGGTACCATCGTGGACATCGAGGATGTCGCCACGGGAGCGAAGCAGACCTACACCATCCTGGGTGCCTGGGACGGCGATCCGGACAAACACATCCTGTCCTACCTCTCCGAAATGGCGAAGGCCCTCATCGGCAAAAGGCCAGGAGAAGAGGCCGAGGTGCCCACGGATTCCGGGGTCAATCGCACGGTGCGTGTCGCGGCGATCCGCCTTTACGCGCAAGCCGTGGCGGCGTAG
- a CDS encoding exosortase system-associated protein, TIGR04073 family yields the protein MKNRIILLLAGALLVGTYAFGDIQASPGSKWDWSRKLSRSLANVAYGWAEYPIQWQKVDKEDGTNAAFTSGIVQGTHRSVVRLGYGIYEFATFPFPTYKGGYRPPYRTKERFDTWYGYQEFPPQVGFTSQAGYSRNQSW from the coding sequence ATGAAAAACCGAATTATCCTCCTCCTCGCCGGTGCTCTTCTCGTGGGCACGTACGCTTTTGGTGACATTCAGGCCTCCCCTGGCAGCAAGTGGGATTGGAGCCGCAAGCTCTCCCGCTCCCTCGCCAATGTCGCCTACGGCTGGGCTGAGTATCCCATCCAGTGGCAGAAGGTCGACAAGGAAGACGGCACCAATGCCGCTTTCACCTCCGGCATTGTGCAGGGCACGCATCGCAGCGTGGTGCGCCTTGGCTACGGCATTTATGAGTTCGCCACCTTCCCCTTCCCGACTTACAAGGGTGGCTACCGTCCGCCTTACCGCACGAAGGAGCGCTTCGACACCTGGTACGGCTATCAGGAATTCCCACCGCAAGTGGGCTTCACCTCTCAGGCCGGCTACAGCCGCAACCAGAGCTGGTAA
- the recN gene encoding DNA repair protein RecN: MLSLLKIQNLALVEDLSWELGPGLVGVTGETGAGKSIIVGALKLILGERADRGLIRTGAETCSVEAMFDLKKTDTVDAILAENGLDPLDGESLIIRRVIGASSNKQFVNGSPVVSQMLKKLGEHLVDLHGPHDHQTLNSQERQLEMLDAYASADDFAAKYAAAYTTWREAVQEYDSLATSERASEQEIDMLRHQIKDIEGAGLKEGEEEEIESRHRIAANGARLVELCNGVADRLSEGGSSILSGLRDVARMVHELEKIDPKLAESLGGFQSAQIELQEMEITMRDYVEDIEIEPAELERMEERMHVFQTLKRKYGGSIQAVLEFKEQAKTKLDRLENRGDALEKLKQAVDRARIEVDKLGRELSAKRKAAAPKLAKDISGHLADLGFKKAVFEVPLTANKEPERDGLESVDFQFAPNPGEPLKPLRLTASSGEMSRVLLAVKSALAKQDGIPLMVFDEIDANVGGNIAEAVGRKMETLATRHQIIAITHMPQLASLAQSHFVVVKEFDEKRTRSLLREVKADERVDELARMLGGKSESARKHAESLLAGASRAS; the protein is encoded by the coding sequence ATGCTCTCCCTGCTCAAGATTCAGAATCTCGCCCTCGTCGAAGATCTTTCCTGGGAACTTGGCCCCGGCCTCGTCGGGGTGACAGGAGAGACGGGCGCAGGGAAATCGATCATCGTGGGCGCGTTGAAGCTCATTCTTGGTGAGCGCGCGGACCGCGGCCTCATCCGCACTGGAGCGGAAACCTGCTCCGTAGAGGCCATGTTCGATCTGAAAAAGACCGACACGGTGGACGCCATCCTCGCCGAGAATGGGCTGGATCCGCTGGATGGCGAATCGCTCATCATCAGGCGCGTCATCGGAGCCAGCAGCAACAAGCAATTCGTCAATGGCTCCCCAGTCGTCTCCCAGATGCTGAAGAAACTGGGTGAGCATCTGGTGGACCTGCATGGCCCGCACGACCACCAGACCTTGAATTCTCAGGAGCGCCAGCTTGAGATGCTCGATGCCTACGCGAGTGCCGATGATTTCGCGGCGAAATATGCAGCCGCTTATACCACCTGGCGGGAAGCGGTGCAGGAGTACGACAGCCTGGCCACCAGCGAGCGAGCCTCCGAGCAGGAAATCGACATGCTGCGCCACCAGATCAAGGACATCGAAGGCGCAGGCCTGAAGGAGGGCGAGGAGGAGGAAATCGAAAGTCGTCACCGCATCGCAGCCAATGGAGCTCGCTTGGTGGAGCTGTGCAATGGCGTGGCCGACCGCCTCAGCGAAGGCGGGAGCAGCATCCTGAGCGGCCTGCGTGACGTCGCCCGCATGGTGCATGAGCTGGAGAAGATCGATCCCAAGCTCGCCGAAAGCCTCGGAGGCTTCCAGTCCGCGCAGATCGAGTTGCAGGAAATGGAAATCACCATGCGCGACTACGTGGAGGACATCGAGATCGAGCCTGCCGAGTTGGAACGCATGGAGGAACGCATGCATGTATTCCAGACCTTGAAGAGGAAGTACGGTGGCAGCATCCAGGCGGTGCTGGAGTTCAAGGAGCAGGCCAAAACCAAACTCGACCGGCTGGAAAACCGGGGCGACGCTCTGGAAAAGCTGAAGCAGGCTGTCGACCGCGCCCGCATCGAGGTGGACAAGCTGGGCCGTGAACTCTCCGCCAAACGCAAGGCCGCCGCGCCGAAGTTGGCCAAGGACATCAGCGGTCATTTGGCGGACTTGGGATTCAAGAAGGCCGTTTTTGAAGTACCCCTGACCGCGAACAAAGAACCTGAACGCGATGGTCTGGAGTCGGTCGATTTCCAGTTTGCCCCGAATCCAGGCGAGCCTCTCAAGCCCCTGCGTTTAACCGCTTCCAGCGGAGAAATGTCACGTGTCCTCCTAGCTGTGAAGAGCGCACTGGCCAAGCAAGATGGCATCCCCCTGATGGTCTTCGACGAAATCGATGCCAATGTAGGCGGGAACATCGCCGAGGCCGTGGGCCGCAAGATGGAGACCCTTGCCACCCGGCACCAAATCATCGCCATCACCCACATGCCCCAACTCGCGTCTCTGGCTCAGAGTCACTTTGTCGTGGTAAAGGAATTTGATGAAAAGAGGACGCGTTCCCTTCTCCGTGAAGTGAAAGCAGATGAGCGTGTGGACGAATTGGCGCGCATGCTCGGCGGCAAAAGCGAGAGCGCCCGGAAGCACGCGGAGAGTCTGTTGGCGGGCGCAAGCCGCGCCTCCTGA
- a CDS encoding CHAT domain-containing protein, whose amino-acid sequence MVSLGFSFKAVVMVSALGLDTAVWKAPSPEVVAQVQALADATDAAAKGKPLSSEKNVEAVTEKIRALAEKGDRDAQFAAGVLLRKENPQGAIQYFRLAAAQGQLLAMNGYGWHLVSAMVPDEKRSAEGLNLLQEASDAGVAEATRNLASVYLMGLGGVSQDTKKAEALFEMAAARGDSEAALELYKLYSTGLHGTQNVEQATKWLLRAVDGGNPTALGLMDGLFKEADSHGIAAVTAPVLSQFETLAARSDPIGLRTLGKIYEEGLGGKPKDVERALQYYAKAAAANDVLAQAWLAEFYRNGEVVEANPEAAFQLYTLAARNNLPEASYHVASFYEHGYGVEMNKGTALVQYRRAANLGSPHAMYRMGAIYLYGDGTKKNVGEAAGWFKKSTAAGLAEANLGLGEVWEKGTEQGKPDVQMAARCYLTLADASGADAKFRSHAMARLGSLYGRAAIKSSPLNPNADFERAYLCAALAEKLDPDNPTAIDTKIFASKQMTLAQKSEVQRMVVMTETKNVEVETILSAPVQNELERTPHLEVLPDRQLKTGANLQVQAYLDTEISSAKEDVTPVIVSLKRQVDSVDLKAVLVSSPHFKLRKGTLEEKITLWPSEAKSTVAQFEVEVEVIAPPKEQLWDPPFLQVIFYNEAGFKVGSVRRQWDSAGNPMARDDAPATPSPAPAKTSSEGPKVNVRGVEADLFLEIIRTGPGAYKFVVASPHCNPASKEATWTTGWQDDAKEFVDNHVAGILNSRENVTPEKRLAALKQLGIDCYSLSPEIFRNVVADLVEKKKLRSIFITSEEPVFPWEMVYLPDPEDSSKWLEPLGVQAVVGRWTTDVRKNFGNPAGQLELEKSFVVVGPFGDGSGKFAREEANEVLKSKGSEEIKPATRATLEKKLANGSAGILHFICHGQTEQKEHRLQLNDGYFDPSYVRANGAVQAYLAGKERCRLVFINACQAAGSSEVLGGIGGFPSAFISTNAGAVIAPIWTVGHESARDASVQFYKRIQSDPSIPLAEIVRDIRAQAYRPGPYFGDPTFAAYFFYGSPTCVKYRPPPSPQP is encoded by the coding sequence CGAAAAGATTCGTGCCCTGGCAGAAAAAGGAGACCGCGATGCCCAGTTTGCCGCGGGCGTTCTTTTGCGGAAAGAGAATCCACAGGGGGCGATCCAATACTTTAGACTTGCGGCAGCCCAGGGGCAGTTGCTGGCGATGAACGGCTATGGCTGGCATCTGGTTTCGGCGATGGTGCCTGATGAAAAAAGATCAGCAGAAGGCCTGAATTTGCTCCAGGAGGCCTCGGATGCGGGCGTTGCCGAGGCCACAAGAAACCTTGCCTCGGTCTATCTGATGGGGCTGGGAGGAGTATCGCAGGATACAAAAAAAGCTGAGGCGCTCTTCGAAATGGCGGCTGCTCGCGGTGATTCTGAAGCGGCTCTAGAACTCTACAAGCTCTATTCGACCGGTCTGCATGGAACTCAGAACGTGGAACAGGCCACGAAGTGGCTGCTCAGGGCGGTGGATGGCGGCAATCCTACTGCCTTGGGCCTGATGGATGGGCTCTTCAAAGAGGCGGACAGTCATGGCATCGCTGCGGTAACCGCCCCGGTACTTTCGCAGTTCGAGACTTTGGCCGCCCGTTCAGATCCCATTGGCCTGCGCACTTTGGGCAAAATCTATGAGGAAGGTTTGGGGGGCAAACCCAAAGATGTTGAGCGGGCCCTGCAATACTACGCCAAAGCTGCGGCGGCGAATGATGTCTTAGCCCAGGCATGGCTTGCAGAGTTCTATCGAAATGGCGAAGTGGTTGAGGCCAATCCAGAGGCTGCGTTTCAATTGTACACGCTTGCGGCGAGAAATAACCTTCCAGAGGCCAGCTACCATGTGGCTTCGTTTTACGAGCACGGATACGGTGTGGAAATGAACAAAGGCACAGCCTTGGTTCAATATCGGAGGGCAGCCAATCTCGGTTCGCCGCATGCCATGTACAGGATGGGGGCTATCTATCTCTACGGTGATGGAACGAAAAAAAATGTCGGTGAGGCCGCCGGGTGGTTCAAAAAAAGCACAGCAGCAGGATTAGCCGAGGCGAATCTGGGGCTGGGCGAAGTGTGGGAAAAGGGGACAGAGCAGGGCAAGCCTGACGTTCAAATGGCAGCGAGATGTTACCTGACGCTCGCAGACGCATCCGGTGCTGACGCTAAATTTCGTTCGCATGCCATGGCCAGGCTTGGGTCCCTTTATGGAAGGGCGGCGATCAAATCCAGCCCACTCAATCCGAATGCTGACTTTGAACGGGCTTACCTTTGCGCTGCCTTGGCTGAAAAGCTGGATCCAGACAACCCCACGGCGATCGATACAAAAATATTTGCCAGCAAGCAAATGACGCTCGCGCAAAAGAGCGAGGTCCAGCGCATGGTGGTAATGACAGAGACGAAGAACGTGGAGGTCGAAACCATCCTGTCTGCACCAGTACAAAATGAATTGGAACGGACTCCTCATCTGGAGGTCTTACCGGATCGGCAGTTGAAAACTGGCGCGAACTTGCAGGTGCAGGCCTATTTGGATACTGAGATTTCGTCCGCAAAAGAAGATGTCACTCCGGTGATTGTTTCTTTGAAGCGCCAGGTGGACAGTGTTGACTTGAAAGCCGTACTGGTGTCCTCGCCCCATTTCAAATTGCGCAAAGGCACGTTGGAGGAGAAGATTACTCTTTGGCCCAGCGAGGCGAAATCTACGGTGGCGCAGTTTGAGGTCGAGGTCGAGGTGATTGCGCCACCGAAGGAACAACTATGGGATCCTCCTTTTCTTCAGGTCATCTTTTACAATGAGGCTGGCTTCAAGGTTGGAAGTGTTCGTCGACAGTGGGATAGCGCGGGGAATCCCATGGCCAGAGACGATGCGCCAGCAACACCCTCACCAGCCCCGGCCAAGACCAGTTCGGAAGGTCCGAAAGTAAATGTCCGTGGAGTCGAGGCGGACCTGTTTCTTGAAATCATCAGAACTGGGCCGGGCGCCTACAAATTTGTAGTGGCCTCGCCGCATTGCAACCCAGCCTCCAAGGAAGCTACGTGGACCACTGGGTGGCAAGATGATGCGAAGGAGTTTGTCGATAACCATGTGGCGGGAATTTTGAACAGCCGGGAGAATGTTACCCCGGAGAAGCGTCTGGCGGCGCTCAAGCAGCTTGGCATTGACTGTTACTCGCTTTCACCTGAGATCTTCCGGAACGTTGTTGCAGACTTAGTGGAAAAGAAAAAACTCAGGTCCATCTTCATAACTTCCGAAGAACCTGTTTTTCCTTGGGAAATGGTGTATTTACCCGACCCGGAAGACTCATCGAAGTGGCTGGAACCTCTCGGAGTGCAGGCCGTGGTCGGTCGCTGGACTACGGATGTCCGCAAAAATTTCGGCAATCCCGCGGGGCAATTGGAACTTGAGAAGTCCTTTGTTGTGGTAGGTCCCTTTGGTGACGGATCTGGCAAATTCGCTAGAGAGGAGGCTAACGAGGTCCTGAAGTCGAAGGGCAGCGAAGAAATTAAACCTGCCACTCGTGCGACGCTCGAAAAGAAGCTGGCAAATGGCTCTGCAGGCATCTTGCATTTTATTTGCCACGGTCAGACGGAGCAGAAAGAACATCGGTTGCAGCTGAATGACGGTTACTTCGATCCTAGTTATGTGAGAGCCAATGGGGCTGTTCAGGCATATCTTGCGGGGAAGGAGCGTTGCCGCCTCGTATTTATCAATGCGTGCCAGGCCGCAGGATCTAGCGAGGTTTTGGGAGGCATCGGAGGTTTTCCTTCAGCCTTCATCAGTACCAATGCAGGTGCTGTTATTGCTCCAATTTGGACGGTGGGGCATGAATCTGCCAGAGACGCATCGGTTCAGTTCTACAAACGTATCCAAAGCGACCCTTCCATACCGCTTGCCGAGATCGTCAGGGACATACGAGCCCAAGCCTATAGACCAGGACCGTATTTCGGAGATCCGACGTTTGCGGCCTATTTCTTTTATGGGAGCCCGACGTGCGTGAAGTACCGTCCGCCACCCTCTCCCCAGCCATAG